A window of the Haloquadratum walsbyi C23 genome harbors these coding sequences:
- a CDS encoding HIT family protein: MSEDPTIFEQIAAGDIPARIVHETETIVAFLDANPLAPGHTLVIPRDAYTKLGDLPDDVATELWATVQSLTPTIETAVDADATTIGVNNGSAAGQEVPHVHIHIIPRFDDDGGGPIHATAGARPELSDSELDTIAMNIESTADL; this comes from the coding sequence ATGAGCGAGGATCCAACAATTTTCGAACAGATTGCTGCTGGTGACATTCCAGCTCGGATTGTTCATGAAACCGAAACAATCGTTGCGTTTCTCGATGCGAATCCACTCGCGCCCGGGCATACGCTTGTCATCCCAAGAGATGCATATACCAAACTCGGAGATCTTCCTGATGACGTTGCGACCGAATTATGGGCAACTGTACAATCGCTGACACCAACTATTGAGACTGCGGTTGACGCTGATGCAACGACTATTGGTGTTAACAATGGATCTGCGGCAGGTCAAGAAGTCCCGCATGTGCACATTCATATTATTCCTCGATTCGATGACGACGGGGGTGGTCCAATCCATGCCACTGCGGGTGCACGTCCAGAGTTGAGTGATTCTGAGCTTGACACTATTGCGATGAATATCGAGTCGACAGCCGATTTATAA
- a CDS encoding ribose-phosphate diphosphokinase: protein MIVPGSSSQALASALATELNKPLAAVTYDQFPDGETLAAVPEFDGDRAIIVATTDTNDTWVELLQLQDAVIEAGATEVITVIPYMGYTRQDRAFKSGHPVSARAMARAISPTTDRVILINPHERSVADFFDGHVTICDAASHLAESLPSGLSEPLFIAPDAGAIELATAVRDEYGTGSTDYFEKTRHSGTDVDMNITDTNVSTRDVVVVDDIIATGVTMSTAVGHLNDGGAARVYIGCIHPLLARGARTRLERAGIERVIGTDTIEREVSAVSVAPTVAAAIEAVDIEKR from the coding sequence ATGATTGTTCCTGGAAGCTCTTCGCAAGCACTCGCTTCAGCCCTCGCGACAGAACTGAATAAACCTCTTGCTGCAGTTACGTATGACCAGTTTCCCGACGGCGAAACACTTGCTGCTGTGCCTGAATTCGATGGTGATAGAGCGATTATTGTTGCGACAACTGACACAAACGATACATGGGTAGAACTGTTGCAGTTACAGGATGCTGTGATAGAAGCAGGTGCTACAGAGGTTATTACGGTTATTCCGTACATGGGATACACACGACAGGATCGAGCGTTCAAGTCTGGGCATCCGGTCTCCGCACGCGCGATGGCTCGGGCGATTTCACCAACAACTGACCGGGTTATTCTGATTAACCCACATGAGCGGTCAGTTGCTGATTTTTTTGACGGACATGTGACAATCTGTGATGCAGCATCACATCTTGCAGAATCACTGCCATCTGGATTATCTGAACCACTCTTTATTGCTCCAGATGCTGGTGCCATCGAACTCGCCACTGCTGTCCGGGATGAATATGGTACTGGGAGTACTGATTACTTTGAGAAGACACGTCATTCTGGGACCGATGTTGATATGAATATAACTGATACGAATGTATCAACTCGGGATGTCGTTGTTGTTGACGATATTATCGCTACCGGAGTGACAATGAGCACAGCTGTTGGACATCTTAACGATGGTGGTGCAGCACGGGTTTACATTGGATGTATTCATCCCCTACTGGCTCGAGGTGCTCGAACAAGACTCGAACGCGCCGGTATTGAACGGGTTATTGGAACCGACACAATCGAACGCGAAGTGAGTGCCGTATCAGTCGCTCCAACTGTCGCAGCAGCTATTGAGGCAGTTGATATTGAGAAGAGATAG